DNA sequence from the Tissierella sp. MB52-C2 genome:
GAATTCAATTGTAGATTCGTTGCTTGAGTCACCATTTAAAAGAACATCTATTTCTTCTTGAGATAACATATCAGTGGTCATTTACCATTTCACCATCCTTTACAACTTCAGTTATTTTCACAGCCATTTTTTTATTTATTACACCTATTTCACCCTTAAATTTAATATTACTTCCTACTCTTATGGATACCATATTATGCTCGGTATTTGGTAGTTTAATAACATCTCCATAGGATAAGTTTAATATATCTTTTACAGATATGGTTGTATTCCCTAGTTCCGCTATTACTGGAATGCCTGTTTGAAGTATTCTAGTTTTAATAAGATCTAGATCCTTCTCTGAATGTTCCTTAGTAGACGTCGCAAACCAATATCTTGTATTTAACTTATCTAATATTGGCTCCAATAGTATATATGGAATACATATATTCATCATTCCTTCTATAAGCCCAATCTCTATATTCATAGTTATTAGTGCGATTGTTTCATTGTGCGGAACTATTTGTGCAAACTGTGGGTTTGTTTCAATCTTTTCCAACATTGGATTTAGTTCTATTACATTACTCCATGCTTCCTTAATATCATTTACTATCTTCTGCATCATTTTCTTTAAAAGAGATAGCTCAATTTCAGTAAAAGATCTAACTTCTTGATTTTCAGATCCATCTCCACCCAGTAATCTATCTATTATCGTGTAGATTATATTAGGGGAAATATCTATAAGTATTTGTCCTTTTAAAGGATGAAAATCTATTATATTTAAAAATGCTGGATTAGATAATGCGTTACTATATTCACTATAGGCGAATTGGTCTACAGTTAAAATCTCTGTCTTTGCTGGAGCTCTTAAATATCCCGTTAAAAAAGTTTGTAGATATCTTCCAAAGTTCTCATGTATAACTTCTAAGGTTCTTAACTGCTCTTTAGATATCTTTTGGGGATTTTTAAAATCATACTTCTTTGCTCTCTTTGTATTGTCAACTTCTTGAATTTCCTTAACGTCTACTTCACCAGAGCTAAGAGCATTAAGTAGGGCATCAATTTCAGATTGTGACAGTATTTCAGACAATTGAATCCCCCCTTTATTGAATTATAAAATCATCAAAATATATATTAGTTATACTTTCATCATTAAATAACTCTATAATATTTTCTTTTAATTGACTTTGTAAATTAATTTGCCCTTCTTTTCCCTTCAGATCTTCATCTGTTAAGTTTCTTATAATCTTATTCGCTTCATCTCTAATGAGGAATTGCTTCTCAGTTAAGTTCTCAAGAGTTTTCTTACTAGTGGTTTCTAGCGTGAATTTCAATTTCAATATTTTCTTACTATCCTTGATATTACAATACATATCGTCTAATGTTAAAGAATAGGTCTTTAAATTCTTTGCAGTAGTTGTAGTTCTACTTGAAAAGAAAAATATACCTACGCCTATACCAGCAATCAATGATAAAAGTAAAATAATAATTATTATTAAAATAGTGTTTTTCGACATAGTATCACCTCATTCTATTTTACTACGGTTCTAATTCTATATAAGCATCATTTAATATTACAATATCTACTCTTCTGTTTTTAGCCTTATTCTCAGGAGTGTCATTTGGTGCAACCCCTCTATAATAACTATATCCTGAAGATGATATTCTATTTCCTTCTATATTTTCAGTTTCAACTAAGTATCTTAATACATTAGTTGCCCTGGCAGATGATAATTCCCAGTTAGTAGGAAATTTTGACACCTTTACAATTTGATCAGAGTCTGTGTGCCCTTCTACTTTAATATGCCTTGTGGAAAACTCTTCTCGATTTAAAACTTCTGCCACTGTTTTTAAAATCTCCAAAGATTCTTTTTTAATCTCTGCACTACCCGAATCAAAGAATATATTGTCCATAAATCTAATGACAATTCCTCTTTCTTCAGGTTTAATAGTAATTTTTTCTCCTAGATTTAAAGTTTCTGCATATTCTTCTAAGTCCTTTAACATCTCAACAAGTTCAGCCTCTAGATTATCTTCGGGAAATTCCATGGGAAAGTCTAAAATAGTTCCACCACTTAATACCCCAGTGCCACCTTGAAAGCTGGCCATTATACTTTGAAACTTTTCAGAATCTACTGAGGAAAAAGAAAATAGGAGAATAAAGAAACATAATAGAAGTGTAACTAAATCACTATAAGTAGTTAGCCATTCAGGTGAGCCTCCACTTGGTTCTTCCCGTCTTCTCTGCCTAGCCACTATGCTTCCTCCCTTCCTAATTCCTTTTCCATAGACTTTCTCATTTCAGGTGGTATAAAAGTCTTAAGCTTTTCCTCAATTATTCTTGGATTTTCTCCTGCCTGTATGGAAAGTAGTCCTTCTATCATTAGTTCCTTAATTAGAACTTCTGATTTACTTCTTACCTTTAATTTTTGTGCCAGGGGTAAGAAAATAATATTTGCTAATGCAGATCCATAAAATGTTGTTATTAAAGCAACAGACATATTAGGACCTATGGATTTTGGATCTTCCATTTTCTGAAGCATATTAATAAGTCCTATTAATGTACCAAGCATACCAAATGCAGGAGCAAAGGCTCCCATAGACTCAAGGATACCTTGTCCTTGAGTGTGCCTATCTTCTAAAAACATAAGCTCTGTCTCTAGGATATTTCTAACAAGATCAGGGTCAGTCCCATCCACAATTAACATAATACCCTTTTGTAAAAAATCATCATCTAATTTAGAAGCATATTCTTCTAAGGAAAGTAGTCCTTCTTTTCTAGCCACATTAGCAAGGTTGATTATATCATCAATTATTTCATTAGCTGATGTTGCTTTATGCAAGAAGGCTTTTTGAAATACCTTTCCTATGGTAGATATTTCCTTTAATGGGTAGGCTAAAAGTGTAGCAGCTACAGTACCACCTAATACGATAACTACTGAAGCAAAATCCCAGAAATCCAATAAACTACCAGATTGTAAGATTCCCCAAACAGTAAATCCAATACCTAGAAATAATCCTAAAATTGTCGTAATATCCAATCCTTACACCTCGTTTCAAATTTATCTTCCTTCGAAGCTATGTATCTTTCCTTTATATTTAATTACTTTATCCATTACATCTTCTACAGAATCTGATACTACAATCTTTTGTCCATTAGTAAGAGTAATAACAGTATCCGGTGTTGCTTCAATAAAAAGTATAAGTTCACTATTTACTACAAATTCCTTATTATTTAACCTTTTTACTTTTATCATAGTTATCCCACCTTTTTAAAGGATAGGGTAGATAAAATCTACCCTATAGTATTATATTATCTCTTCATATTAACAAGCTCTTGTAACATCTCATCTGAAGTTGTAATAATTCTTGAATTTGCTTGGAATCCTCTTTGAGTAGTTATCATTTCAGTAAACTCAAGAGAAATATCTACGTTAGACATCTCAAGATTACCTGATCTTATGGCTCCAAGTCCACCTGTACTTGCCTTACCTAATTGTGGCTGTCCTGAGTTTCTTGTGTCTATAAAGTTATTACCTCCTAGTTTTTGTAATCCCATAGGATTATCAAACTTAGCAAGCATTAATTGTCCTAAAACCTTCTTCTCATCATTGCTGAATATTCCCAAAACTATACCTTTGGAATCAATAGTAAATCCTTCTAAAGTTCCTGAAACATTACCATTTTGGGGATAAGGCTTTAAGTTCATTTCATTGGCATATTGAGTTATATTTTTAGTAGTTTCTTCATTTTCTGGATCGAATAAAACTATAGTTTCAAATGTACCAGAGGTTTTTGGAACTGGAGTTGGAGTTGGAGTTGCTGATCCAGGATCATCCACTATTACTTTTCCTTCCTTATTATGAGTAAACTCAATAGTATCACTAATCTTAAAAGTAATGTCATCAGTTATGGCAGTTGTTAACTTACCATTATTATTAAAAGTTAATTTTCCAACTCCTGTTCCAGCTAGGGTAACACCAGCTAGAGCTCCACCATGATCGTCTGCATCTACATAATTATTATTAGATAAATCCGTCACTCTTTTAACTTTATAATCCCATCCATTACCATTATCTTTAATAAACTCAAAAGTCACTTTATATGAGTTCCCAAGGGAATCATGGATAACTGTATCAATTAATTCCTTATCTCCCTCTTCTGCTCTACTATCTAAATTGCCTTTAAATATTACATCCTTTGTGGCAGTAGGCGCTTGAGTCTCTGACATATTTATTCTAATATTAGTTATATCTGAAGTAACATTTCCTTCATTATCTACTCCATATCCTAACACTTTGTCTCCATTAGCTGTAACTAGATTTCCAGCTGCATCTAAAGTAAAGTTTCCAGCTCTTGTATAGTATTTATTATTTAAATTGGGGTCTGAAGTTATTACGAAGAAGCCTTCTCCTTCTATCATAAGGTCTGTTGCGTTGTCTGTTCTTTGTCCTGGACCTTGAGTGTGAATAGTATTAATCGACCCTGTAGTTACTCCCATACCTATTTGTTGAGGGTTTGTACCTCCTTTTCCTCCTTGTGGTGCAGAAGCTCCTCCTACCACTTGACTAAATACTTCTTGAAAAGTAACTTGTCCTCTTTTAAATCCAACTGTATTTACATTGGCTATATTATTACCTATGGTATCCATTTTGCCTTGGTGTACCCTCAGACCTGATACGGCCGAGTACATTGATCTCATCATATTTCATTCCTCCATTTTTTCGAGCAGTCATAGACCTTCTATCAGTCAGATCTACATAACCTCCTACTGGTCCAGTTATATTATTACTGCTCCATCAATATTAGTAAATATATTATCTTTTAGTTGCTCTTTATTAACTGTTGTAATTATTACTTTATTATTGATATTTGCTATAAAAGCTTTATCATCCATTAGTATTAAAGCATCATTTACACCTTTCATCTCTGCTTTATGAAAAGCTTCTTGTAATCTATTTATTTCATCTGAACTTAAACTCATATCCCTACTGTTCAATCTTTCTGTTGCATGTTTTGAAAACTTAATTTCTGTTTCTTTATTTTGAATTTTCTCCAGTATATGGTTAAAACTCTTATTAGAATTCATTTGTTTTCTTTCAGTAGGTTTTGATGAAGTAATTAATCGGTTTTCAAGTTGTCTAATATCTATTTTACTCATAAGAACAGCTCCATATTAATCATCTATTGTGTTATCTTCTTGTTCTTTCCCATTTTCGTCTTCTGAACCATCAACAGGTTCTTTATCTCCAGGTATCTCTCCTAAATATGCTTCCATCGCTTTTCTTATATTGGTGATTTCCTTCAGTATCTCAACATTAGCTTGAATCTGATTTAAATTCATCATATCCATTCCATCTAATATTTCCTCTGCCATATCTTGCACATTTTCATTTAAGTTTTGCATTTGCTCAAGGGCACTAAACTGTGCTAATTGTGCAATAAATTCTCTATCCTCCATAGGATTAAGAGGATCTTGGTGAGATAGCTGAGTAGTCAACAACCTTAAAAATGCATCTTTATCTAAATCATTGGTTTTTTTATCTTCTGTTGGAGTATTGTTTTGTTGTCCAAATTTATAAATATATTCTTGATAATCATTATTTGTTCTCATATTAACCCTCCTATCTAAGCCAGTAAATCAAGGCCATTTTCTGAGTATATATTCTCTGTTTTTTTTGATACTTCTAATGATGTGTCTTCGTAATTTGATATTGCTTTTTTATTTTCCGATTTGATTTTTAACCTTTTATTATTTTGATTAAAGTTAAATTTGTTAGGGTTATGTTTATCAAAGTCACTACTATTTCCTACAAAGACTTCAAAGGTTTTAATCTCCAACCCAGTATCTTTTATTTCTTCTCTTAATTGGATCAGATTAGCTTCTATTATTTCTTTAGTCCTTTGGTTATCTACTATTACCTTTGCTATTACTTCATTTTTAGTAACTTCAATATTCATTAACATTTCACCCAGAACTTCTGGTTTTAATTGAATCCTGATTTCATTTTTTTCTCCAGCTAAATCAATTCTAACCTTTTCCACTATTTGATTTATAACTTCCTTAGGATTAACTACTTCTGGCTTCTCCAATTCTGTTGAAATTTTTTTAGTATATTCTACATTCTGTTTGTGTACTGAAAAAGAGGGTTCATTATTGATTTTATCTTCTTTGTTATTTTCCTTTGCTGAATTGGCTTCAAGATTATCTTTAGATGACATTTCCTTAGAATTATTATTCTCTAAGTCAACAGGTTGTTCTTCCTGTGTTACAGAACTAATTAGTTCTGAGTTCACTTCATTATCTAAAGATATA
Encoded proteins:
- a CDS encoding flagellar FlbD family protein, coding for MIKVKRLNNKEFVVNSELILFIEATPDTVITLTNGQKIVVSDSVEDVMDKVIKYKGKIHSFEGR
- the fliL gene encoding flagellar basal body-associated FliL family protein, whose protein sequence is MSKNTILIIIIILLLSLIAGIGVGIFFFSSRTTTTAKNLKTYSLTLDDMYCNIKDSKKILKLKFTLETTSKKTLENLTEKQFLIRDEANKIIRNLTDEDLKGKEGQINLQSQLKENIIELFNDESITNIYFDDFIIQ
- a CDS encoding flagellar hook protein FlgE, with amino-acid sequence MMRSMYSAVSGLRVHQGKMDTIGNNIANVNTVGFKRGQVTFQEVFSQVVGGASAPQGGKGGTNPQQIGMGVTTGSINTIHTQGPGQRTDNATDLMIEGEGFFVITSDPNLNNKYYTRAGNFTLDAAGNLVTANGDKVLGYGVDNEGNVTSDITNIRINMSETQAPTATKDVIFKGNLDSRAEEGDKELIDTVIHDSLGNSYKVTFEFIKDNGNGWDYKVKRVTDLSNNNYVDADDHGGALAGVTLAGTGVGKLTFNNNGKLTTAITDDITFKISDTIEFTHNKEGKVIVDDPGSATPTPTPVPKTSGTFETIVLFDPENEETTKNITQYANEMNLKPYPQNGNVSGTLEGFTIDSKGIVLGIFSNDEKKVLGQLMLAKFDNPMGLQKLGGNNFIDTRNSGQPQLGKASTGGLGAIRSGNLEMSNVDISLEFTEMITTQRGFQANSRIITTSDEMLQELVNMKR
- the fliM gene encoding flagellar motor switch protein FliM, whose protein sequence is MSEILSQSEIDALLNALSSGEVDVKEIQEVDNTKRAKKYDFKNPQKISKEQLRTLEVIHENFGRYLQTFLTGYLRAPAKTEILTVDQFAYSEYSNALSNPAFLNIIDFHPLKGQILIDISPNIIYTIIDRLLGGDGSENQEVRSFTEIELSLLKKMMQKIVNDIKEAWSNVIELNPMLEKIETNPQFAQIVPHNETIALITMNIEIGLIEGMMNICIPYILLEPILDKLNTRYWFATSTKEHSEKDLDLIKTRILQTGIPVIAELGNTTISVKDILNLSYGDVIKLPNTEHNMVSIRVGSNIKFKGEIGVINKKMAVKITEVVKDGEMVNDH
- a CDS encoding flagellar motor protein MotB — protein: MARQRRREEPSGGSPEWLTTYSDLVTLLLCFFILLFSFSSVDSEKFQSIMASFQGGTGVLSGGTILDFPMEFPEDNLEAELVEMLKDLEEYAETLNLGEKITIKPEERGIVIRFMDNIFFDSGSAEIKKESLEILKTVAEVLNREEFSTRHIKVEGHTDSDQIVKVSKFPTNWELSSARATNVLRYLVETENIEGNRISSSGYSYYRGVAPNDTPENKAKNRRVDIVILNDAYIELEP
- a CDS encoding flagellar hook-length control protein FliK, whose protein sequence is MKAIVFDFKQSINTNLEVAHKDNLEKNKDFSSTLKSINNKIDEKKHSNNKNLAKTKDHNTKNKTEETKVEDTENLDTVEKEDKKKKIAYENLMFLANNMINTVEDDNVMESAEGQEISIEADEIVLENEDLDIESSEENKNIIENEFDFEKLLINKADHEKGKGNLGNKEVSEENANLAYNEIKPEPKSAVRENTKGIEEDISLDNEVNSELISSVTQEEQPVDLENNNSKEMSSKDNLEANSAKENNKEDKINNEPSFSVHKQNVEYTKKISTELEKPEVVNPKEVINQIVEKVRIDLAGEKNEIRIQLKPEVLGEMLMNIEVTKNEVIAKVIVDNQRTKEIIEANLIQLREEIKDTGLEIKTFEVFVGNSSDFDKHNPNKFNFNQNNKRLKIKSENKKAISNYEDTSLEVSKKTENIYSENGLDLLA
- a CDS encoding TIGR02530 family flagellar biosynthesis protein; protein product: MSKIDIRQLENRLITSSKPTERKQMNSNKSFNHILEKIQNKETEIKFSKHATERLNSRDMSLSSDEINRLQEAFHKAEMKGVNDALILMDDKAFIANINNKVIITTVNKEQLKDNIFTNIDGAVII
- a CDS encoding MotA/TolQ/ExbB proton channel family protein is translated as MDITTILGLFLGIGFTVWGILQSGSLLDFWDFASVVIVLGGTVAATLLAYPLKEISTIGKVFQKAFLHKATSANEIIDDIINLANVARKEGLLSLEEYASKLDDDFLQKGIMLIVDGTDPDLVRNILETELMFLEDRHTQGQGILESMGAFAPAFGMLGTLIGLINMLQKMEDPKSIGPNMSVALITTFYGSALANIIFLPLAQKLKVRSKSEVLIKELMIEGLLSIQAGENPRIIEEKLKTFIPPEMRKSMEKELGREEA
- a CDS encoding flagellar hook capping FlgD N-terminal domain-containing protein is translated as MRTNNDYQEYIYKFGQQNNTPTEDKKTNDLDKDAFLRLLTTQLSHQDPLNPMEDREFIAQLAQFSALEQMQNLNENVQDMAEEILDGMDMMNLNQIQANVEILKEITNIRKAMEAYLGEIPGDKEPVDGSEDENGKEQEDNTIDD